Part of the Deinococcus budaensis genome is shown below.
ATGGTGATGCCCGGGGACAACGTGACCTTCACGGTGGACCTGATCAAGCCCATCGCCATGGAAGAAGGCCTGCGCTTCGCCATCCGCGAGGGTGGGCGCACCGTCGGCGCCGGCGTCGTTACCAAGGTCCTGGAGTAAACCTTCCAGGCCACCGGGGGAGGCCTTCGGGTCTCCCCCTTTTCGCGCCTTCACCCTGCCCGGGTGGACACCCACGCCCCGACTGCCTATAATCTCAATGTTGCCCGCCACAAGGCGGGCTTTTACCAGCGACTTCTGGGCAGCATGCGGAGGGCTGGGAGCGCGCGCTGAGCAGCAACGGCGGCCAGAACGCGCGAAAGGAGCAGCGACATGGCGAAGGACGGACCCCGCATCATCGTGAAGATGGAAAGCACCGCAGGCACGGGCTTTTACTACACGACCACCAAGAACCGCCGCAACACGCAGGCCAAGATGGAGCTGCGCAAGTACGATCCCGTGGCGAAAAAGCACGTCGTGTTCAAGGAGAAAAAGGTCTGAGTCGGGGGCCGCAGGTCACCTGCGGGTGAGCTGCCCCGGCCATCGGCCTTTTTCTCTTTTTGTCATGACGGGCAAGGTGAGCGCATGAATCTGATTCAGTACTTGCGGGACTCGCGCGCCGAACTGGCCCGGGTCACCTGGCCGACGCGCCAGCAGGTGATTGACGGCACGCAGGCGGTGCTGATCTTCGTGGTCGCCCTGACCCTGATCGTGTTCGCCATGGACTCCCTCTTCGGCACCCTGATCCGGCAGGTGCTTCAGTGAGCATCGAGTGGTACGCGGTCCACACCTACGTGGGCCAGGAAGACCGCGTCGAGCAGCACCTGCTGGAGCGGGCCAAAAAGCTGGGCATGCACTACACCAAGATCTTTCAGGTGCTTCAGCCTGAAGAAAAGGCCGTCGAGATTCAGGAAGGCGGCAAGAAGGTCGAGGTCAAGCGCAAGCTCTTTCCGGGCTACGTCTTTGTCCAGATGGACGTCGAGGACGACGACTCGCCGGGCGAGCTGGGCGAGTCCTGGGAGGTCGTGCGCGGCACCAACGGCGTGACTGGCTTTGTCGGCACCGCCACCCGTCCGGTCCCGCTCTCGCCGGAAGAGGTGCAGCGCCTGCTGGCCTCGGTCGGTGTGGCCGCGCAACCGCAGGAGGAAGCGGCGCCGCGCGTCAAGGTCGACCTCAAGCCCGGCGACATGGTCCGGGTCACCGGTGGGCCTTTTGCCGACTTCAGCGGCGTCGTGAGCGAGGTCAACGCCCCGCAGGCCAAGGTCAAGGTGCTGGTCAGCATCTTCGGCCGGGAGACGCCGGTCGAACTCGACTTCGCGCAGGTCAGCAGGTAACGCCCCACCAGGCTTGGCAGACGCGCGCCGGGCCTGTACACTGACAAAGTTGCTGTCGTGCCGGAGCCTGATCTCCGCTGCGGCGAACTTAGCGCCAGCACCCCGCCGCCGCTCTCCAGACCCCTCACGGGCCGGGGCAGGCCGCCGGGGGAGCTAAGGAGGAAACACATGAAGAAGATCACAGGGCTTGTCAAGCTCCAGCTGCCTGCGGGCAAGGCCACCCCGGCCCCTCCCGTCGGTCCCGCGCTCGGTCAGTACGGCGCGAACATCATGGAGTTCACGAAGGCGTTCAACGCGCAGACGGCCGACAAGGGTGACGCGATCATCCCCGTCGAGATCACCATCTACGCGGACCGCTCGTTTACCTTCATCACCAAGACGCCGCCCATGAGCTACCTGATCCGCAAGGCGGCGGGGCTGCAAAAGGGCAGCGCCACGCCCAACAAGGCCAAGGTCGGCAAGCTGAACTGGGACCAGGTACTCGAAATCGCCAAGACCAAGATGCCCGACCTCAACGCGGGCAGCGTCGAGGCCGCCGCGAACACCGTGGCCGGCACCGCGCGCAGCATGGGCGTGACCATCGAGGGGGCCCCGAATGCCTAAGCACGGCAAGCGTTACCGCGCCCTGGAGGGCAAGGTCGACCGCAACAAGCAGTACACCATCGACGAGGCCGCCACGCTCGTCAAGGACCTCGCCACGGCGAAGTTCGACGAGACGGTAGAAGTCCACTTCCGCCTCGGCATCGATCCCCGCAAGAGTGACCAGAACGTGCGCGGCACGGTGGCCCTGCCCCACGGCACCGGCAAGACGGTGCGGGTGGCCGTGATCACCAAGGGCGACAACGTGGCGGCGGCCGAGGCGGCCGGGGCCGATGTGGTGGGCGGCGACGAGCTGATCGAGCGCATCGCCGGCGGCTTCATGGAGTTCGACTCGGTGGTCGCCACTCCCGACATGATGGCCCAGGTCGGCCAGAAGCTCGCGCGGCTGCTCGGGCCGCGTGGTCTGCTGCCCAACCCCAAGAGCGGTACGGTCGGCCCCGACGTGACGGGCATGGTGCGCGGCCTCAAGGCCGGACGCATCGAATTCCGCAACGACAAGACCGGCGTGGTTCACGCGCCCATCGGCAAGGCCAGCTTTGATCCCGCCAACCTCAGCGCCAACTACCAGGCCCTGATCAGCGCGCTCGAAGCGGCCAAGCCCGGCAGCGCCAAGGGCGTGTACCTGCGCAGCGCCTACCTGACCAGCACCATGGGGCCGAGCATTCCCCTCACGCTGAGCCAGGCCCAGGCCTGAGTTTGACCGGGGGAGCCTACAGAGCCGAAGTCTCCTCTCCCCCACCCACTTCAGCACCCCGGTGCGCTTTTTCTGCACCTTTCCAATCTCGGCACCGTAGACAGCGGGGACCCTTGCCAGGTTTAAACATCCCGCCGAGTTGTCAGGGCGCAAGAGCGCACCTGGTACTTGTTCACCACACAGGAGGTTTTCAGTGGCGAACGAACGCAACCTGCAGAACCTGAGCAGCCTGAGGACCAGCCTGACGGGCGTCGAGACGTTCTACGTCGTCGACTACCAGGGCCTGACCGCCGGGCAGCTCAGCAAGCTGCGCCAAGACATCCGTGAGAAGGGCGGGCAACTGATCGTTGCCAAGAACACCCTGATCCACCTGGCCCTGCAAGACGGCGGCCGCGACTTCGGCGATGCCCTGAAGGGTCCCAGCGCCCTGGTGCTGGCCCACGAAGACCCCGCCGGCGTCGCCAAGACGCTCAGCGACGCGGCCAAGGGCAACGACAAGGGCATTCCCGCCATGAAAGGCGGCCTCGTCGAGGGCAACCGCGTCGACGTGAAGGTCATCGAGCGTCTGGCGAGCCTCGGCAGCAAGCAGAGCCTGCAAGGTGAGTTCGTGGGCGTGCTCAGCGCGCACCTCAGCACCTTCGTCGGGATTCTGGAAGCCTACCAGGCCAAGCTCGGCGGCGGCGACGCGGCCGAGACGGCCAGCGCCGAAGCCCAAGCTTAAGCTCTCTCTTCTTTCCACTCAACCAATCCACCACCGGAGGACACCACCATGGCTTACGACAAACAGGCTCTGATCGACCAGCTCAGCACCCTCACCATCATGGAACTCGCCGACCTCATCGACGGCCTCAAGGAGACCTGGGGCGTCACCGCCGCCGTGGCGATGGGAGGCGGCGCCGCCGCTGCCGCTGCCCCGGCCGCCGAGGAGAAGACCGAGTTCGACGTTGTGCTGGTCGACGCGGGCGCGAGCAAGATCAACGTCATCAAGGAGATCCGCGCCATCACTGGCCTGGGCCTCAAGGAAGCCAAGGACATGAGCGAGAAGGGCGGCGCGCTCAAGGAAGGCATCAGCAAGGACGAGGCCGAGAAGATGAAGGCGCAGCTGGAAGCGGCGGGCGCCAAGGTCGAACTCCGCTAACGTCCCCTTTTCACCGGGAGTGCAGCCCCCCGCCGCGTGCGGGGGGTTCCTTTTTGTGATCTACCTCACCATACGTCTGCCTTGGCAGCCTCATAGTGGCCAGGTAGTTTTCCAGCAGATCCTTTGAGAGACGCGGTAAACACCCCGGGTCTCTTTTCTGCACCTGGAAACGACGAGGAGTTGAAGATGGCTGTAGGCAGAGTGAAGTGGTTCAACGCGGAAAAAGGCTTCGGATTCATCGAGACGGAAGGCAGCGACGACGTGTTCGCGCACTTCAGCGCCATTCAGGCTCAGGGCTTTAAGAAGCTCAACGAGGGCGATGAGGTCGAGTTCGAGATCGAACCCGGTCAGCGTGGCAAGGGTCCCCAGGCCAAGAACATCGTGGTGACGAAGGCGGCTCCGGCCCCGGCGTTCAACGACCGCCCCCGTCGCGACGACCGCTGGTAAGCAGCACACCTCGCACTTTCAGACCCCCCACCCTTAGGGTTGGGGGTTTTGTCATGGGAGCTGGCTCTGACCGCTGGGCGCCTCGCTACCTCAGCTCGCGCCTCAGGCCCGCCGCCATCTGAAACCATTCGCGTTCCTGACGCTTGTAGAGGGGGGTAGCGCGCGCCTCGGTTTTGGCGACGGCTTCCAGCAGGGTGGCGGCCTCCTGCCGTCTGCCCTGCTCCAGCAGCAGACCGGCATAGCGCACGCGGGGTTCTTCGGTGGTCGCGGCGTTCATGGCCTCGCGGTAGGTCGCCTCGGCCTCGGCGGGCTTGCCCTGCGCCGCCTGGGCCTGGGCCAGCAGGGTCAGGGTACGGGTGCGGGTCGCGGCGCTGGTCCGCAGGT
Proteins encoded:
- the rplL gene encoding 50S ribosomal protein L7/L12; this translates as MAYDKQALIDQLSTLTIMELADLIDGLKETWGVTAAVAMGGGAAAAAAPAAEEKTEFDVVLVDAGASKINVIKEIRAITGLGLKEAKDMSEKGGALKEGISKDEAEKMKAQLEAAGAKVELR
- the rplK gene encoding 50S ribosomal protein L11 yields the protein MKKITGLVKLQLPAGKATPAPPVGPALGQYGANIMEFTKAFNAQTADKGDAIIPVEITIYADRSFTFITKTPPMSYLIRKAAGLQKGSATPNKAKVGKLNWDQVLEIAKTKMPDLNAGSVEAAANTVAGTARSMGVTIEGAPNA
- the rplJ gene encoding 50S ribosomal protein L10, encoding MANERNLQNLSSLRTSLTGVETFYVVDYQGLTAGQLSKLRQDIREKGGQLIVAKNTLIHLALQDGGRDFGDALKGPSALVLAHEDPAGVAKTLSDAAKGNDKGIPAMKGGLVEGNRVDVKVIERLASLGSKQSLQGEFVGVLSAHLSTFVGILEAYQAKLGGGDAAETASAEAQA
- the secE gene encoding preprotein translocase subunit SecE codes for the protein MNLIQYLRDSRAELARVTWPTRQQVIDGTQAVLIFVVALTLIVFAMDSLFGTLIRQVLQ
- the rplA gene encoding 50S ribosomal protein L1, which produces MPKHGKRYRALEGKVDRNKQYTIDEAATLVKDLATAKFDETVEVHFRLGIDPRKSDQNVRGTVALPHGTGKTVRVAVITKGDNVAAAEAAGADVVGGDELIERIAGGFMEFDSVVATPDMMAQVGQKLARLLGPRGLLPNPKSGTVGPDVTGMVRGLKAGRIEFRNDKTGVVHAPIGKASFDPANLSANYQALISALEAAKPGSAKGVYLRSAYLTSTMGPSIPLTLSQAQA
- a CDS encoding cold-shock protein, which gives rise to MAVGRVKWFNAEKGFGFIETEGSDDVFAHFSAIQAQGFKKLNEGDEVEFEIEPGQRGKGPQAKNIVVTKAAPAPAFNDRPRRDDRW
- the nusG gene encoding transcription termination/antitermination protein NusG; this translates as MSIEWYAVHTYVGQEDRVEQHLLERAKKLGMHYTKIFQVLQPEEKAVEIQEGGKKVEVKRKLFPGYVFVQMDVEDDDSPGELGESWEVVRGTNGVTGFVGTATRPVPLSPEEVQRLLASVGVAAQPQEEAAPRVKVDLKPGDMVRVTGGPFADFSGVVSEVNAPQAKVKVLVSIFGRETPVELDFAQVSR
- the rpmG gene encoding 50S ribosomal protein L33, encoding MAKDGPRIIVKMESTAGTGFYYTTTKNRRNTQAKMELRKYDPVAKKHVVFKEKKV